A stretch of the Panicum virgatum strain AP13 chromosome 9N, P.virgatum_v5, whole genome shotgun sequence genome encodes the following:
- the LOC120693206 gene encoding nuclear pore complex protein NUP133-like isoform X2, which yields MFSPAIRKPHLLHRKDREEASPSPPPAAPAHSPSPRGFAISDRPATGTPVPWTSSSLLARISTSKRTDRAGESEQIQPVHVAEFPQIVRNAQASLLQKNFSGKNMFAGGIDKETSLAWMICGNELFIWNYSASSAKDCLVLDVPSSLIGYKDVKSLPGIQWTVCIMRWHSSGASTRNSGDILYRKSSTGVILYNKRTQAVAYWPDIYAEFNKSLVLSSPGGGEVSASDGASDCFRFNSIIAATVPGGTHECIAIASEPTGALWLFQCSPEGIRRKKVHGDTFVDGGADHSQKSNGGRSLAWLPNYVSSEGSDRKFFLLTNNEVQCWSISLLHDIDIKKLGSQEIVGTDGDVSIKKDIAGQKNVWLLDMQIDEHGKEFSILVATFCKDRVSGSNYTQYSLLTMLYKPNQKFSYEDNAVKVERFLEKKAPSQVIIPKARVEDEEFLFSMRLKTGGKPSGSVIILSGDGTATVAIYWRGSTRLYQFDLPWDAGKVLDASVIPSADDRDEGAWVVITEKAGVWAIPEKAVLVGGIEPPERSLSRKGSCNEAVAEEKRRTQVFSAGVVPRRVSSEAWSAGERQRPALTGIAQQAVVDEESEMLLNRLFHDFIISGAVYEALQKLRAAGAFDKEGEMNIFVRMSKSIVNTLAKHWTTTREAEFLASTIVSSLVEKQQKHEKFLQFLVLSKCHEELASKQRAAMLTIMEHGEKLSGMIQLRELHNTLIQQRSSTHLSPQLKTQTTGALWNLIQLVGEKARRNTVLLMDRDNAEVFYSRISEIEDLFYCLSHQLQYIISREEHPSVQMQRALELGNACITLVHAALHYRKEHKEWYSSPEGLITWNSHPVVRSGIWSLAAFVMELLGESVAADMSMKFNLWSQLEGLTDVLLEAYIGLFTAKFERGDEHGVLVQEYCERRDELLGSLYNVAKQIVEAKYQESRDGTDNLDLKESIFREVISPILATAKRHEGYQTLWQICSDLNDSVLLRSLMHDSVGPHGGFSFFVFKELVIRRHYSKLLRLGEEFQEELASFLKDRSDLLWLQEICLNQFSSASETLHTYALHGSPDEDASVTTSRKPLSFAERRHLLYLSKIAATAGNDIDYEAKVARIEADLRILKLQEEIVQHDPEYAQAKYTSTLIDPSKLIEMCLKRDQELSLKAFEVFASTNSSFRTSNRCLLEACWINATNQDDWVKLSEASMSEGWSDEVIQESLQGTVLFKASRLCYSPDSVVLYDGTFEDVLPVKKEDVHLRGLESKCLSVEGVLMQHKDFPDAGKLMMTAVIMGKELSYTAAEPVEMDS from the exons aTGTTCTCTCCGGCGATCAGGAAgccccacctcctccaccgcaagGACAGGGAGGAGGCATCCCCTTCACCTCCACCTGCTGCTCCCGCCCACTCCCCGTCGCCTCGCGGATTCGCCATCTCCGACCGCCCCGCTACCGGCACCCCGGTCCCTTggacctcctcctctctcctcgcTAG gATTTCGACATCGAAGCGAACTGACAGGGCTGGTGAATCGGAGCAGATCCAACCGGTGCACGTAGCAGAGTTTCCCCAAATCGTTCGGAATGCCCAAGCCAGCCTTCTACAGAAAAATTTCTCTG GCAAGAACATGTTTGCGGGTGGCATTGATAAAGAAACATCCCTTGCGTGGATGATATGCGGAAATGAGCTTTTTATCTGGAACTACTCAGCTTCTTCTGCTAAAGACTGTCTAGTACTTGATGTTCCATCTTCTCTTATTGGATACAAAGATGTGAAATCCCTCCCCGGTATTCAGTGGACAGTTTGTATAATGAGATGGCATAGTAGCGGTGCATCAACAAGAAACAGTGGAGATATATTGTATAGAAAAAGTTCTACTGGTGTTATCCTCTACAACAAAAGAACACAAGCAGTTGCTTATTGGCCTGACATCTATGCTGAGTTTAATAAGAGTCTAGTTCTTAGCTCACCAGGTGGTGGTGAGGTGTCTGCAAGTGATGGTGCATCTGATTGTTTCAGGTTTAATTCAATTATTGCAGCCACAGTTCCAGGAGGCACTCACGAATGTATTGCAATAGCTTCTGAGCCTACCGGTGCTTTGTGGTTGTTCCAGTGTTCACCAGAAGGAATTCGTCGAAAGAAAGTCCATGGAGATACATTTGTTGATGGTGGTGCCGATCATTCTCAGAAAAGTAATGGTGGAAGGTCATTGGCTTGGCTGCCAAATTATGTCTCATCTGAGGGTTCTGATCGGAAGTTCTTTTTGTTGACAAACAATGAGGTGCAATGTTGGAGTATCTCGCTCTTGCATGACattgatataaaaaaattagggTCTCAGGAAATTGTTGGTACCGATGGGGATGTGAGCATAAAGAAAGATATAGCTGGGCAGAAAAATGTCTGGCTTTTGGACATGCAGATAGATGAGCATGGGAAGGAATTTAGCATTCTTGTTGCTACATTTTGCAAAGATAGGGTTAGTGGGTCAAACTACACTCAGTATTCACTTCTGACAATGCTGTACAAACCTAACCAGAAGTTTTCATATGAAGATAATGCTGTTAAAGTTGAAAGATTTTTGGAGAAAAAAGCTCCTTCTCAGGTGATTATTCCTAAGGCTAGAGTAGAGGATGAAGAATTCTTGTTCTCAATGAGGCTAAAAACTGGTGGTAAGCCTTCTGGTTCTGTAATCATCCTGTCAGGTGATGGAACAGCAACAGTGGCCATATATTGGAGAGGTTCCACCCGACTTTATCAGTTTGATCTGCCCTGGGATGCTGGAAAGGTCCTAGATGCTTCCGTTATCCCATCAGCTGATGACAGGGATGAAGGTGCTTGGGTTGTTATAACAGAAAAGGCAGGAGTCTGGGCGATTCCTGAAAAAGCTGTATTAGTTGGTGGGATCGAACCACCAGAACGCAGCTTGTCACGAAAAGGTAGTTGTAATGAAGCAGTTGCTGAGGAGAAAAGAAGAACTCAAGTCTTCAGTGCCGGTGTTGTTCCCAGGAGAGTTAGTTCTGAGGCTTGGAGTGCTGGTGAGAGGCAAAGGCCCGCTTTAACTGGCATAGCTCAGCAGGCTGTGGTTGATGAAGAGTCTGAAATGCTACTGAATCGGTTATTTCATGATTTCATAATCTCTGGTGCAGTTTATGAGGCACTTCAAAAGCTTAGAGCTGCAGGAGCATTTGACAAAGAGGGTGAGATGAACATATTTGTTCGGATGAGCAAATCCATTGTAAACACACTAGCTAAACACTGGACAACAACCAGAGAAGCTGAATTTCTTGCCTCAACAATTGTTTCATCCCTTGTTGAGAAGCAGCAAAAACATGAAAAATTCCTCCAGTTTCTTGTCTTGTCAAAGTGTCATGAAGAACTCGCTTCAAAGCAAA GAGCTGCAATGCTAACCATCATGGAGCATGGTGAAAAGCTTTCTGGAATGATACAGCTTAGGGAATTACATAATACTCTTATCCAGCAACGCTCAAGTACTCATTTATCACCTCAGTTAAAAACCCAAACCACTGGTGCTCTTTGGAACCTTATTCAGTTGGTTGGTGAGAAAGCTCGAAGGAACACAGTTCTCTTAATGGACCGCGATAATGCAGAAGTCTTCTACAGTAGAATTTCTGAGATAGAGGATCTATTTTATTGCTTATCTCATCAGCTTCAATACATCATTAGTAGAGAGGAACACCCTTCTGTTCAGATGCAACGGGCACTTGAATTAGGAAATGCTTGTATCACCTTAGTTCATGCAGCATTGCACTACAGGAAGGAGCACAAGGAGTGGTATTCTTCTCCTGAAGGACTGATAACATGGAACAGCCACCCTGTCGTACGGTCTGGAATCTGGAGTTTGGCAGCATTTGTTATGGAGCTTTTGGGAGAATCAGTAGCTGCAGACATGTCAATGAAATTTAATCTATGGTCTCAGCTGGAGGGACTCACAGATGTTCTACTGGAGGCATACATAGGTCTTTTTACTGCCAAGTTTGAACGTGGGGATGAACATGGCGTGCTAGTCCAAGAATATTGTGAACGAAGAGATGAACTTCTCGGATCCCTCTACAATGTTGCTAAACAAATAGTGGAGGCCAAATACCAG gagtcaagagatGGTACAGACAATCTGGATCTGAAAGAATCTATATTTAGAGAGGTTATTTCTCCAATTTTGGCAACAGCCAAACGGCATGAAGGTTACCAAACACTGTGGCAGATCTGCTCTGACCTCAATGATTCAGTTCTCCTCCGTAGCCTAATG CATGATAGTGTAGGACCTCATGGGGGATTCAGTTTCTTTGTTTTTAAAGAGCTAGTCATCAGAAGACATTACTCTAAGCTGTTAAGGCTGGGTGAAGAATTCCAGGAAGAGCTAGCTAGTTTTCTGAAAGACCGCAGTGATCTTCTGTGGCTTCAGGAGATATGCTTAAACCAGTTCTCATCTGCTTCTGAGACTCTTCATACCTATGCGCTGCATGGTAGTCCTGATGAAGATGCTAGTGTCACAACCAGCAGAAAGCCACTGTCGTTTGCTGAAAGAAGACATCTTCTTTATCTCTCTAAAATTGCTGCAACAGCAG GTAATGATATTGACTATGAAGCGAAGGTTGCACGGATAGAAGCAGACTTGCGGATTCTAAAACTTCAG GAAGAAATTGTTCAGCATGATCCAGAATATGCTCAAGCCAAATATACAAGCACGTTGATTGATCCATCAAAACTGATTGAGATGTGCCTGAAGAGAGACCAAGAACTCTCCCTTAAAGCTTTTGAAGTATTTGCTTCGACAAACTCATCATTCCGAACCTCCAACAGATGCCTTCTTGAGGCATGCTGGATAAATGCAACCAACCAGGATGATTGGGTGAAGCTTTCGGAGGCATCCATGTCGGAAGGTTGGAGCGACGAAGTTATACAAGAATCTCTTCAAGGAACTGTCCTCTTCAAAGCTTCCAGGCTGTGTTATAGCCCGGATTCTGTGGTGTTATATGATGGCACTTTTGAAGATGTGCTGCCTGTGAAGAAAGAGGATGTACATCTGAGGGGTTTGGAGAGCAAATGCTTGTCAGTGGAGGGAGTACTGATGCAACACAAGGATTTTCCTGATGCTGGTAAATTGATGATGACTGCAGTGATTATGGGCAAGGAACTATCATATACAGCTGCAGAACCTGTGGAGATGGACTCATGA
- the LOC120693208 gene encoding peroxisomal nicotinamide adenine dinucleotide carrier-like isoform X1 translates to MSSAAVNGLAGAGGGIIAQIITYPLQTVNTRQQTERSAKKRKPGGGPTDTSTLFQLLQLIQTEGWGGLYSGLKPSLVGTAASQGIYYYFYQILKNKVEHVAVARGKKGLGDGTVGMLSWLGIAAVAGSINVLLTNPIWVIVTRMQTHTQAERKILESKKDLLLNEIYRANSLEVSILKDRLVKLESEKPHPYGTLQAIREVYRESGIRGFWKGLVPTLIMVCNPSIQFMIYETMAKRLQSKGSGKQLPKRNLTAMEVFLLGAIAKLGATVITYPLLVVKSRLQAKQEIGRNVMSRYTGTIDAIIKMVRYEGFHGFYKGMGTKIVQSVFAASVLFMVKEELVKLAVLLVARSRTMLLTTSKKR, encoded by the exons ATGTCGAGTGCGGCGGTGAACGGGCTGGCCGGTGCCGGCGGTGGCATCATCGCGCAGATCATCACCTACCCTCTCCAAACA GTGAACACCCGGCAGCAGACAGAGCGGTCGGCGAAGAAGAGGAAGCCCGGGGGCGGCCCCACCGATACCTCTACCCTCTTCCAATTGCTCCAG CTGATCCAAACGGAAGGGTGGGGTGGGCTGTACAGCGGCCTCAAGCCCTCTCTCGTTGGCACCGCCGCATCGCAG GGAATCTATTACTACTTCTACCAGATTCTGAAGAACAAGGTTGAACATGTAGCAGTTGCTCGTGGTAAGAAAGGCCTCGGGGATGGTACTGTTGGGATGCTCTCTTGGCTTGgtattgctgctgttgctgg GTCAATCAATGTTCTTCTTACCAATCCAATATGGGTTATTGTGACACGCATGCAG ACACATACACAAGCAGAAAGGAAGATCTTGGAGTCTAAGAAGGACCTTTTACTGAATGAAATATATAGGGCCAATTCATTGGAGGTTTCAATTCTGAAGGATAGGTTGGTTAAATTGGAGTCTGAAAAACCTCATCCATACGGTACACTTCAAGCG ATCCGGGAGGTTTATCGTGAGTCTGGCATAAGAGGATTTTGGAAAGGACTTGTTCCAACGTTAATCATG GTATGTAACCCATCGATTCAGTTTATGATATATGAAACAATGGCAAAGCGTCTCCAGTCAAAGGGTTCTGGAAAGCAGCTACCTAAAAGGAACCTCACTGCTATGGag GTATTCTTGTTGGGTGCAATAGCAAAACTGGGAGCTACTGTTATCACTTACCCATTGCTAGTTGTCAAG TCTAGGTtgcaagcaaaacaagaaatagGCAGGAATGTGATGTCCAGATACACAG GTACAATAGATGCGATAATAAAGATGGTCCGTTACGAAGGATTTCATGGGTTTTACAAAGGAATGGGTACAAAGATTGTGCAAAGTGTCTTTGCCGCCTCAGTTCTCTTTATGGTAAAAGAAGAGTTGGTTAAGTTAGCAGTGCTTTTAGTTGCCAGGAGTAGGACTATGCTTCTTACTACGTCCAAGAAAAGATAG
- the LOC120693208 gene encoding peroxisomal nicotinamide adenine dinucleotide carrier-like isoform X2, with translation MSSAAVNGLAGAGGGIIAQIITYPLQTVNTRQQTERSAKKRKPGGGPTDTSTLFQLLQLIQTEGWGGLYSGLKPSLVGTAASQGIYYYFYQILKNKVEHVAVARGKKGLGDGTVGMLSWLGIAAVAGSINVLLTNPIWVIVTRMQTHTQAERKILESKKDLLLNEIYRANSLEVSILKDRLVKLESEKPHPYGTLQAIREVYRESGIRGFWKGLVPTLIMVCNPSIQFMIYETMAKRLQSKGSGKQLPKRNLTAMEVFLLGAIAKLGATVITYPLLVVKVASKTRNRQECDVQIHRYNRCDNKDGPLRRISWVLQRNGYKDCAKCLCRLSSLYGKRRVG, from the exons ATGTCGAGTGCGGCGGTGAACGGGCTGGCCGGTGCCGGCGGTGGCATCATCGCGCAGATCATCACCTACCCTCTCCAAACA GTGAACACCCGGCAGCAGACAGAGCGGTCGGCGAAGAAGAGGAAGCCCGGGGGCGGCCCCACCGATACCTCTACCCTCTTCCAATTGCTCCAG CTGATCCAAACGGAAGGGTGGGGTGGGCTGTACAGCGGCCTCAAGCCCTCTCTCGTTGGCACCGCCGCATCGCAG GGAATCTATTACTACTTCTACCAGATTCTGAAGAACAAGGTTGAACATGTAGCAGTTGCTCGTGGTAAGAAAGGCCTCGGGGATGGTACTGTTGGGATGCTCTCTTGGCTTGgtattgctgctgttgctgg GTCAATCAATGTTCTTCTTACCAATCCAATATGGGTTATTGTGACACGCATGCAG ACACATACACAAGCAGAAAGGAAGATCTTGGAGTCTAAGAAGGACCTTTTACTGAATGAAATATATAGGGCCAATTCATTGGAGGTTTCAATTCTGAAGGATAGGTTGGTTAAATTGGAGTCTGAAAAACCTCATCCATACGGTACACTTCAAGCG ATCCGGGAGGTTTATCGTGAGTCTGGCATAAGAGGATTTTGGAAAGGACTTGTTCCAACGTTAATCATG GTATGTAACCCATCGATTCAGTTTATGATATATGAAACAATGGCAAAGCGTCTCCAGTCAAAGGGTTCTGGAAAGCAGCTACCTAAAAGGAACCTCACTGCTATGGag GTATTCTTGTTGGGTGCAATAGCAAAACTGGGAGCTACTGTTATCACTTACCCATTGCTAGTTGTCAAG GTtgcaagcaaaacaagaaatagGCAGGAATGTGATGTCCAGATACACAG GTACAATAGATGCGATAATAAAGATGGTCCGTTACGAAGGATTTCATGGGTTTTACAAAGGAATGGGTACAAAGATTGTGCAAAGTGTCTTTGCCGCCTCAGTTCTCTTTATGGTAAAAGAAGAGTTGGTTAA
- the LOC120693206 gene encoding nuclear pore complex protein NUP133-like isoform X1 yields the protein MFSPAIRKPHLLHRKDREEASPSPPPAAPAHSPSPRGFAISDRPATGTPVPWTSSSLLARISTSKRTDRAGESEQIQPVHVAEFPQIVRNAQASLLQKNFSGKNMFAGGIDKETSLAWMICGNELFIWNYSASSAKDCLVLDVPSSLIGYKDVKSLPGIQWTVCIMRWHSSGASTRNSGDILYRKSSTGVILYNKRTQAVAYWPDIYAEFNKSLVLSSPGGGEVSASDGASDCFRFNSIIAATVPGGTHECIAIASEPTGALWLFQCSPEGIRRKKVHGDTFVDGGADHSQKSNGGRSLAWLPNYVSSEGSDRKFFLLTNNEVQCWSISLLHDIDIKKLGSQEIVGTDGDVSIKKDIAGQKNVWLLDMQIDEHGKEFSILVATFCKDRVSGSNYTQYSLLTMLYKPNQKFSYEDNAVKVERFLEKKAPSQVIIPKARVEDEEFLFSMRLKTGGKPSGSVIILSGDGTATVAIYWRGSTRLYQFDLPWDAGKVLDASVIPSADDRDEGAWVVITEKAGVWAIPEKAVLVGGIEPPERSLSRKGSCNEAVAEEKRRTQVFSAGVVPRRVSSEAWSAGERQRPALTGIAQQAVVDEESEMLLNRLFHDFIISGAVYEALQKLRAAGAFDKEGEMNIFVRMSKSIVNTLAKHWTTTREAEFLASTIVSSLVEKQQKHEKFLQFLVLSKCHEELASKQRAAMLTIMEHGEKLSGMIQLRELHNTLIQQRSSTHLSPQLKTQTTGALWNLIQLVGEKARRNTVLLMDRDNAEVFYSRISEIEDLFYCLSHQLQYIISREEHPSVQMQRALELGNACITLVHAALHYRKEHKEWYSSPEGLITWNSHPVVRSGIWSLAAFVMELLGESVAADMSMKFNLWSQLEGLTDVLLEAYIGLFTAKFERGDEHGVLVQEYCERRDELLGSLYNVAKQIVEAKYQQESRDGTDNLDLKESIFREVISPILATAKRHEGYQTLWQICSDLNDSVLLRSLMHDSVGPHGGFSFFVFKELVIRRHYSKLLRLGEEFQEELASFLKDRSDLLWLQEICLNQFSSASETLHTYALHGSPDEDASVTTSRKPLSFAERRHLLYLSKIAATAGNDIDYEAKVARIEADLRILKLQEEIVQHDPEYAQAKYTSTLIDPSKLIEMCLKRDQELSLKAFEVFASTNSSFRTSNRCLLEACWINATNQDDWVKLSEASMSEGWSDEVIQESLQGTVLFKASRLCYSPDSVVLYDGTFEDVLPVKKEDVHLRGLESKCLSVEGVLMQHKDFPDAGKLMMTAVIMGKELSYTAAEPVEMDS from the exons aTGTTCTCTCCGGCGATCAGGAAgccccacctcctccaccgcaagGACAGGGAGGAGGCATCCCCTTCACCTCCACCTGCTGCTCCCGCCCACTCCCCGTCGCCTCGCGGATTCGCCATCTCCGACCGCCCCGCTACCGGCACCCCGGTCCCTTggacctcctcctctctcctcgcTAG gATTTCGACATCGAAGCGAACTGACAGGGCTGGTGAATCGGAGCAGATCCAACCGGTGCACGTAGCAGAGTTTCCCCAAATCGTTCGGAATGCCCAAGCCAGCCTTCTACAGAAAAATTTCTCTG GCAAGAACATGTTTGCGGGTGGCATTGATAAAGAAACATCCCTTGCGTGGATGATATGCGGAAATGAGCTTTTTATCTGGAACTACTCAGCTTCTTCTGCTAAAGACTGTCTAGTACTTGATGTTCCATCTTCTCTTATTGGATACAAAGATGTGAAATCCCTCCCCGGTATTCAGTGGACAGTTTGTATAATGAGATGGCATAGTAGCGGTGCATCAACAAGAAACAGTGGAGATATATTGTATAGAAAAAGTTCTACTGGTGTTATCCTCTACAACAAAAGAACACAAGCAGTTGCTTATTGGCCTGACATCTATGCTGAGTTTAATAAGAGTCTAGTTCTTAGCTCACCAGGTGGTGGTGAGGTGTCTGCAAGTGATGGTGCATCTGATTGTTTCAGGTTTAATTCAATTATTGCAGCCACAGTTCCAGGAGGCACTCACGAATGTATTGCAATAGCTTCTGAGCCTACCGGTGCTTTGTGGTTGTTCCAGTGTTCACCAGAAGGAATTCGTCGAAAGAAAGTCCATGGAGATACATTTGTTGATGGTGGTGCCGATCATTCTCAGAAAAGTAATGGTGGAAGGTCATTGGCTTGGCTGCCAAATTATGTCTCATCTGAGGGTTCTGATCGGAAGTTCTTTTTGTTGACAAACAATGAGGTGCAATGTTGGAGTATCTCGCTCTTGCATGACattgatataaaaaaattagggTCTCAGGAAATTGTTGGTACCGATGGGGATGTGAGCATAAAGAAAGATATAGCTGGGCAGAAAAATGTCTGGCTTTTGGACATGCAGATAGATGAGCATGGGAAGGAATTTAGCATTCTTGTTGCTACATTTTGCAAAGATAGGGTTAGTGGGTCAAACTACACTCAGTATTCACTTCTGACAATGCTGTACAAACCTAACCAGAAGTTTTCATATGAAGATAATGCTGTTAAAGTTGAAAGATTTTTGGAGAAAAAAGCTCCTTCTCAGGTGATTATTCCTAAGGCTAGAGTAGAGGATGAAGAATTCTTGTTCTCAATGAGGCTAAAAACTGGTGGTAAGCCTTCTGGTTCTGTAATCATCCTGTCAGGTGATGGAACAGCAACAGTGGCCATATATTGGAGAGGTTCCACCCGACTTTATCAGTTTGATCTGCCCTGGGATGCTGGAAAGGTCCTAGATGCTTCCGTTATCCCATCAGCTGATGACAGGGATGAAGGTGCTTGGGTTGTTATAACAGAAAAGGCAGGAGTCTGGGCGATTCCTGAAAAAGCTGTATTAGTTGGTGGGATCGAACCACCAGAACGCAGCTTGTCACGAAAAGGTAGTTGTAATGAAGCAGTTGCTGAGGAGAAAAGAAGAACTCAAGTCTTCAGTGCCGGTGTTGTTCCCAGGAGAGTTAGTTCTGAGGCTTGGAGTGCTGGTGAGAGGCAAAGGCCCGCTTTAACTGGCATAGCTCAGCAGGCTGTGGTTGATGAAGAGTCTGAAATGCTACTGAATCGGTTATTTCATGATTTCATAATCTCTGGTGCAGTTTATGAGGCACTTCAAAAGCTTAGAGCTGCAGGAGCATTTGACAAAGAGGGTGAGATGAACATATTTGTTCGGATGAGCAAATCCATTGTAAACACACTAGCTAAACACTGGACAACAACCAGAGAAGCTGAATTTCTTGCCTCAACAATTGTTTCATCCCTTGTTGAGAAGCAGCAAAAACATGAAAAATTCCTCCAGTTTCTTGTCTTGTCAAAGTGTCATGAAGAACTCGCTTCAAAGCAAA GAGCTGCAATGCTAACCATCATGGAGCATGGTGAAAAGCTTTCTGGAATGATACAGCTTAGGGAATTACATAATACTCTTATCCAGCAACGCTCAAGTACTCATTTATCACCTCAGTTAAAAACCCAAACCACTGGTGCTCTTTGGAACCTTATTCAGTTGGTTGGTGAGAAAGCTCGAAGGAACACAGTTCTCTTAATGGACCGCGATAATGCAGAAGTCTTCTACAGTAGAATTTCTGAGATAGAGGATCTATTTTATTGCTTATCTCATCAGCTTCAATACATCATTAGTAGAGAGGAACACCCTTCTGTTCAGATGCAACGGGCACTTGAATTAGGAAATGCTTGTATCACCTTAGTTCATGCAGCATTGCACTACAGGAAGGAGCACAAGGAGTGGTATTCTTCTCCTGAAGGACTGATAACATGGAACAGCCACCCTGTCGTACGGTCTGGAATCTGGAGTTTGGCAGCATTTGTTATGGAGCTTTTGGGAGAATCAGTAGCTGCAGACATGTCAATGAAATTTAATCTATGGTCTCAGCTGGAGGGACTCACAGATGTTCTACTGGAGGCATACATAGGTCTTTTTACTGCCAAGTTTGAACGTGGGGATGAACATGGCGTGCTAGTCCAAGAATATTGTGAACGAAGAGATGAACTTCTCGGATCCCTCTACAATGTTGCTAAACAAATAGTGGAGGCCAAATACCAG caggagtcaagagatGGTACAGACAATCTGGATCTGAAAGAATCTATATTTAGAGAGGTTATTTCTCCAATTTTGGCAACAGCCAAACGGCATGAAGGTTACCAAACACTGTGGCAGATCTGCTCTGACCTCAATGATTCAGTTCTCCTCCGTAGCCTAATG CATGATAGTGTAGGACCTCATGGGGGATTCAGTTTCTTTGTTTTTAAAGAGCTAGTCATCAGAAGACATTACTCTAAGCTGTTAAGGCTGGGTGAAGAATTCCAGGAAGAGCTAGCTAGTTTTCTGAAAGACCGCAGTGATCTTCTGTGGCTTCAGGAGATATGCTTAAACCAGTTCTCATCTGCTTCTGAGACTCTTCATACCTATGCGCTGCATGGTAGTCCTGATGAAGATGCTAGTGTCACAACCAGCAGAAAGCCACTGTCGTTTGCTGAAAGAAGACATCTTCTTTATCTCTCTAAAATTGCTGCAACAGCAG GTAATGATATTGACTATGAAGCGAAGGTTGCACGGATAGAAGCAGACTTGCGGATTCTAAAACTTCAG GAAGAAATTGTTCAGCATGATCCAGAATATGCTCAAGCCAAATATACAAGCACGTTGATTGATCCATCAAAACTGATTGAGATGTGCCTGAAGAGAGACCAAGAACTCTCCCTTAAAGCTTTTGAAGTATTTGCTTCGACAAACTCATCATTCCGAACCTCCAACAGATGCCTTCTTGAGGCATGCTGGATAAATGCAACCAACCAGGATGATTGGGTGAAGCTTTCGGAGGCATCCATGTCGGAAGGTTGGAGCGACGAAGTTATACAAGAATCTCTTCAAGGAACTGTCCTCTTCAAAGCTTCCAGGCTGTGTTATAGCCCGGATTCTGTGGTGTTATATGATGGCACTTTTGAAGATGTGCTGCCTGTGAAGAAAGAGGATGTACATCTGAGGGGTTTGGAGAGCAAATGCTTGTCAGTGGAGGGAGTACTGATGCAACACAAGGATTTTCCTGATGCTGGTAAATTGATGATGACTGCAGTGATTATGGGCAAGGAACTATCATATACAGCTGCAGAACCTGTGGAGATGGACTCATGA